A single window of Streptomyces aquilus DNA harbors:
- the tpiA gene encoding triose-phosphate isomerase, with the protein MTTRTPIMAGNWKMNLNHLEAIAHVQKLAFALADKDYEAVEVAVLPPFTDLRSVQTLVDGDKLKIKYGAQDLSAHDSGAYTGEISGAMLAKLKCTYVAVGHSERRQYHAETDEIVNAKVKAAYKHGLTPILCVGEELDVREAGNHVSHTLAQVEGGLKDLPAEQAESVVIAYEPVWAIGTGKVCGAEDAQEVCAAIRGKLAELYTQELADQVRIQYGGSVKSGNVAEIMAQADIDGALVGGASLDADEFVKIVRFRDQ; encoded by the coding sequence ATGACCACTCGCACGCCGATCATGGCGGGTAACTGGAAGATGAACCTCAACCACCTCGAGGCCATCGCACACGTCCAGAAGCTCGCTTTCGCCCTGGCCGACAAGGACTACGAGGCCGTAGAGGTCGCCGTCCTGCCGCCCTTCACCGACCTGCGCTCCGTGCAGACCCTGGTCGACGGCGACAAGCTCAAGATCAAGTACGGCGCCCAGGACCTCTCGGCGCACGACTCCGGCGCCTACACCGGCGAGATCTCCGGCGCGATGCTGGCCAAGCTGAAGTGCACGTACGTGGCCGTCGGCCACTCCGAGCGCCGCCAGTACCACGCCGAGACCGACGAGATCGTCAACGCCAAGGTCAAGGCCGCCTACAAGCACGGCCTCACCCCGATCCTGTGCGTCGGCGAGGAGCTGGACGTCCGCGAGGCGGGCAACCACGTCTCCCACACCCTCGCCCAGGTCGAGGGCGGTCTGAAGGACCTCCCGGCCGAGCAGGCCGAGTCCGTCGTGATCGCCTACGAGCCGGTGTGGGCCATCGGCACCGGCAAGGTCTGCGGCGCCGAGGACGCCCAGGAGGTCTGCGCCGCCATCCGCGGCAAGCTCGCCGAGCTGTACACGCAGGAGCTGGCCGACCAGGTCCGCATCCAGTACGGCGGCTCCGTGAAGTCCGGCAACGTCGCCGAGATCATGGCGCAGGCCGACATCGACGGTGCGCTCGTGGGCGGTGCCTCGCTCGATGCCGACGAGTTCG
- a CDS encoding phosphoglycerate kinase, which translates to MKTIDELLAEGVDGKRVFVRADLNVPLADGRITDDGRIRAVLPTVKALADAGAKVVVASHLGRPKGAPDPAFSLLPAAERLGELLGGSVAFAQDTVGPAAHDAVNGLQPGQVAVIENLRFNAGETSKDDTERGEFADQLAALADVYVGDGFGAVHRKHASVFDLPARLPHYAGYLIATEVGVLKKLTDEVQRPYVVVLGGAKVSDKLAVIDELLGKADRILIGGGMAFTFLKAKGHEVGASLLQEDQIPAVLEYIERAEKTGVELALPVDAVVAPAFPDLKTKAPADATTVAADAIPADRMGLDIGPASGKLYASKITDAATVFWNGPMGVFEHPEFAEGTKAVAQSLLDSQAFTVVGGGDSAAAVRILGFDENAFGHISTGGGASLEYLEGKTLPGLAALED; encoded by the coding sequence ATGAAGACGATCGACGAACTTCTCGCCGAAGGCGTGGACGGCAAGCGGGTCTTCGTCCGCGCCGACCTCAACGTGCCGCTCGCCGACGGCCGCATCACCGACGACGGCCGCATCCGCGCCGTGCTGCCCACCGTCAAGGCCCTCGCGGACGCGGGCGCCAAGGTGGTCGTGGCCTCGCACCTGGGCCGCCCCAAGGGCGCCCCGGACCCCGCCTTCTCCCTGCTTCCGGCCGCCGAGCGGCTCGGCGAACTCCTGGGTGGCTCCGTGGCCTTCGCCCAGGACACGGTCGGTCCCGCCGCGCACGACGCGGTGAACGGCCTGCAGCCCGGCCAGGTCGCGGTCATCGAGAACCTGCGCTTCAACGCCGGTGAGACCTCCAAGGACGACACCGAGCGCGGCGAGTTCGCCGACCAGCTCGCCGCCCTCGCGGACGTCTACGTCGGTGACGGCTTCGGTGCGGTGCACCGCAAGCACGCCTCGGTGTTCGACCTCCCGGCCCGGCTGCCGCACTACGCCGGCTACCTCATCGCCACCGAGGTCGGCGTCCTGAAGAAGCTCACCGACGAGGTCCAGCGGCCCTACGTGGTCGTCCTCGGCGGCGCCAAGGTCTCCGACAAGCTCGCCGTCATCGACGAGCTGCTCGGCAAGGCCGACCGCATCCTCATCGGCGGCGGCATGGCCTTCACCTTCCTCAAGGCCAAGGGCCACGAGGTCGGCGCCTCCCTGCTCCAGGAGGACCAGATCCCCGCGGTCCTGGAGTACATCGAACGCGCCGAGAAGACCGGCGTCGAGCTGGCCCTGCCGGTCGACGCCGTGGTCGCGCCCGCGTTCCCGGACCTGAAGACCAAGGCCCCGGCCGACGCCACCACCGTCGCCGCGGACGCCATCCCCGCCGACCGGATGGGCCTGGACATCGGCCCCGCGTCCGGCAAGCTGTACGCCTCGAAGATCACCGACGCCGCCACCGTCTTCTGGAACGGCCCGATGGGCGTCTTCGAGCACCCCGAATTCGCCGAGGGCACCAAGGCGGTCGCCCAGTCTCTCCTCGACTCCCAGGCCTTCACCGTGGTCGGCGGTGGCGACTCCGCCGCGGCCGTCCGCATCCTGGGCTTCGACGAGAACGCGTTCGGCCACATCTCGACCGGCGGCGGCGCCTCCCTCGAATACCTCGAGGGCAAGACGCTCCCCGGCCTCGCCGCACTGGAGGACTGA
- the gap gene encoding type I glyceraldehyde-3-phosphate dehydrogenase yields MTIRVGINGFGRIGRNYFRALLEQGADIEIVAVNDLGDTATTAHLLKYDTILGRLKAEVSHTADTITVDGHTIKVLSERNPADILWGELGVDIVIESTGIFTKKADAEKHIAGGAKKVLISAPAKDEDITIVMGVNQDKYDPANHHVISNASCTTNCVAPMAKVLDENFGIVKGLMTTVHAYTNDQRILDFPHSDLRRARAAAENIIPTTTGAAKATALVLPQLKGKLDGIAMRVPVPTGSATDLVVELQREVTKDEVNAAFKKAADDGDLKGILFYTEDPIVSSDIVSDPASCTFDSSLTMVQEGKSVKILGWYDNEWGYSNRLVDLTVFVGNQL; encoded by the coding sequence GTGACGATCCGCGTAGGCATCAACGGCTTCGGTCGTATCGGTCGCAACTACTTCCGCGCGCTGCTGGAGCAGGGTGCAGACATCGAGATCGTGGCTGTCAACGACCTGGGTGACACCGCGACCACCGCTCACCTGCTGAAGTACGACACCATCCTGGGCCGCCTCAAGGCCGAGGTGTCGCACACCGCCGACACGATCACGGTCGACGGCCACACCATCAAGGTGCTGTCGGAGCGCAACCCCGCCGACATCCTGTGGGGCGAGCTGGGCGTCGACATCGTCATCGAGTCGACCGGCATCTTCACCAAGAAGGCCGACGCCGAGAAGCACATCGCCGGTGGCGCGAAGAAGGTCCTCATCTCGGCTCCGGCCAAGGACGAGGACATCACCATCGTGATGGGCGTCAACCAGGACAAGTACGACCCGGCGAACCACCACGTCATCTCCAACGCCTCCTGCACCACCAACTGTGTGGCGCCGATGGCCAAGGTTCTGGACGAGAACTTCGGCATCGTCAAGGGCCTGATGACGACGGTCCACGCGTACACCAACGACCAGCGCATCCTGGACTTCCCGCACTCGGACCTGCGCCGCGCCCGCGCCGCCGCCGAGAACATCATCCCGACCACGACGGGTGCCGCGAAGGCCACCGCCCTGGTCCTCCCGCAGCTCAAGGGCAAGCTCGACGGCATCGCGATGCGCGTGCCGGTCCCGACCGGTTCGGCCACCGACCTGGTCGTCGAGCTCCAGCGCGAGGTCACCAAGGACGAAGTCAACGCCGCGTTCAAGAAGGCCGCCGACGACGGCGACCTCAAGGGCATCCTGTTCTACACCGAGGACCCGATCGTGTCCTCGGACATCGTCAGCGACCCGGCCTCCTGCACCTTCGACTCCTCCCTGACCATGGTCCAGGAGGGCAAGTCGGTGAAGATCCTCGGCTGGTACGACAACGAGTGGGGCTACTCCAACCGCCTCGTCGACCTCACGGTCTTCGTCGGCAACCAGCTCTGA
- a CDS encoding M14 family metallopeptidase — protein MSRRARPILAVGALLLGGAGLVPVAQAAESSGSPGPDEVKVYRADVTSAQVPLLLAAGQDGHELSEQVPAKGTATVEVYLTDKQADKLEKQGVDLTEHALSAKAEARVEAAAEGVYRPYSGSGGLKQEILATAQANPGLTKAVSIGKTVNGQDILALKLTKNAKQTKDGGKPAVLYLSNQHAREWITPEMTRRLMHYYLDHYKTDKRIKKIVDSTELWFVLSANPDGYDYTFTGTDQRLWRKNLHDNNGDGSIAIGDGVDLNRNFAYKWGYDNEGSSPNPTSETYRGTAPSSEPETKALDAFEKRIGFTYGVNYHSAAELLLYGVGWQVATDTPDDVMYKALAGTPDNSAIPGYRPQVSSELYTTNGEADGHASNVNGLAMYTPEMSTCQTASDLDPNDQWNAADCQSVFNFPDDEKLIQQEFEKNIPFALSVAESAKQPDQPKSSLGLKAADFTPKTFTTSYSRGADQEVSVVVRRAVRDKELKYRVNGGHTHDVPLRAWKGGETYGGEDNLYFDEYRAKVPEGDPGDKVEVWFTGETRDKKRTSSQHFTYTVAERPRADTLVVAEEGATATQAQTYVDALKANGRKAIVWDVATQGAPDALGVLDHFKTVVHYTGASVPGNATQLQLRAFLNEGGKLIEAGERAGGNVDLGGGTLSNDFSQYYLGAYTRTSLPNATAFQGSGKLAGAGAALGAAPGNPLDTAGSFSVTSDNLPAATFPQFASAGGGSYPGTVNPYGPYEGASMAAVTHSDYAWNRLTRTIDLTNVTAAQAPTFQTRMLWNTEEGYDHAVLEAHTTGADDWTTLPEKNGATSNAVPVECEAGYFIAAHPALKRYLTLGSGGCTNTGTSGQWNSFTGASAGWQQVAFDLSAYAGKKVEISISYITDPGSGGRGVLVDNASVVIGGQATETEGFETSLGAWSVPGPPAGSPAVVKDWGRAGELFKTYGAVTTDDTVLLGFGLEHVTAAADRTALLGKALAALNG, from the coding sequence ATGAGTCGAAGAGCGAGACCGATCCTCGCCGTTGGCGCACTCCTCCTGGGCGGCGCGGGCCTCGTGCCCGTCGCCCAGGCTGCGGAGAGCAGCGGCTCTCCCGGTCCCGACGAGGTCAAGGTCTACCGGGCCGACGTCACCAGCGCGCAGGTACCCCTGCTGCTGGCGGCCGGTCAGGACGGCCACGAACTGAGCGAGCAGGTACCCGCGAAGGGCACCGCGACCGTCGAGGTCTACCTCACCGACAAACAGGCCGACAAGCTGGAGAAACAGGGCGTCGACCTTACCGAGCACGCCCTCTCCGCCAAGGCCGAGGCCCGCGTCGAGGCCGCGGCCGAGGGCGTGTACCGCCCCTACAGCGGCAGCGGCGGCCTCAAGCAGGAGATCCTCGCCACCGCCCAGGCCAACCCGGGCCTCACCAAGGCCGTCTCCATCGGCAAGACGGTGAACGGGCAGGACATCCTCGCGCTCAAACTGACCAAGAACGCGAAGCAGACCAAGGACGGAGGCAAGCCCGCCGTCCTCTACCTGTCCAACCAGCACGCGCGCGAGTGGATCACGCCGGAGATGACCCGCCGGCTGATGCACTACTACCTGGACCACTACAAGACCGACAAGCGGATCAAGAAGATCGTCGACTCCACCGAACTGTGGTTCGTCCTCTCGGCCAACCCCGACGGCTACGACTACACGTTCACCGGCACCGACCAGCGCCTGTGGCGCAAGAACCTCCACGACAACAACGGCGACGGCTCCATCGCCATCGGTGACGGCGTCGACCTGAACCGCAACTTCGCCTACAAGTGGGGCTACGACAACGAGGGTTCGTCCCCCAACCCCACCAGCGAGACCTACCGCGGCACGGCACCGAGCTCCGAGCCCGAGACCAAGGCCCTGGACGCGTTCGAGAAGCGGATCGGCTTCACGTACGGCGTCAACTACCACTCCGCCGCCGAACTCCTCCTCTACGGGGTCGGCTGGCAGGTGGCCACCGACACCCCGGACGACGTCATGTACAAGGCGCTCGCCGGAACCCCCGACAACTCCGCGATCCCCGGCTACCGTCCGCAGGTCTCCTCGGAGCTCTACACCACCAACGGCGAGGCGGACGGCCACGCGTCGAACGTCAACGGCCTGGCGATGTACACGCCCGAGATGTCGACCTGCCAGACCGCCTCGGACCTTGACCCGAACGACCAGTGGAACGCGGCCGACTGCCAGTCGGTGTTCAACTTCCCGGACGACGAGAAGCTGATCCAGCAGGAGTTCGAGAAGAACATCCCGTTCGCGCTCTCCGTCGCCGAGTCGGCGAAGCAGCCCGACCAGCCGAAGTCCTCGCTCGGCCTGAAGGCCGCCGACTTCACCCCGAAGACCTTCACCACGTCCTACTCGCGCGGCGCCGACCAGGAGGTCTCCGTCGTCGTGCGCAGGGCCGTGCGCGACAAGGAGCTCAAGTACCGCGTCAACGGCGGCCACACGCACGACGTGCCGCTGCGCGCGTGGAAGGGCGGCGAGACGTACGGCGGTGAGGACAACCTCTACTTCGACGAGTACCGCGCCAAGGTCCCCGAAGGCGACCCGGGCGACAAGGTCGAGGTGTGGTTCACCGGCGAGACGCGCGACAAGAAGCGCACCTCCAGCCAGCACTTCACCTACACGGTCGCCGAACGGCCGCGCGCGGACACACTCGTCGTCGCCGAGGAGGGCGCGACCGCGACCCAGGCGCAGACCTACGTCGACGCCCTGAAGGCCAACGGCCGCAAGGCGATCGTCTGGGACGTCGCCACCCAGGGTGCGCCCGACGCGCTCGGCGTGCTCGACCACTTCAAGACCGTCGTCCACTACACGGGCGCGAGCGTCCCCGGCAACGCCACGCAGCTTCAGCTGCGCGCCTTCCTCAACGAGGGCGGCAAGCTGATCGAGGCGGGCGAGCGGGCCGGCGGCAACGTCGACCTCGGCGGCGGCACCCTGTCGAACGACTTCAGCCAGTACTACCTGGGCGCCTACACCCGCACCTCGCTGCCGAACGCCACCGCCTTCCAGGGCAGCGGCAAGCTCGCCGGAGCCGGCGCGGCCCTCGGCGCGGCGCCGGGCAACCCGCTCGACACCGCCGGGTCGTTCAGCGTCACCTCCGACAACCTGCCGGCCGCCACGTTCCCGCAGTTCGCCAGCGCGGGCGGGGGCAGCTACCCCGGCACCGTCAACCCGTACGGTCCCTACGAAGGCGCCTCCATGGCCGCCGTCACGCACAGCGACTACGCCTGGAACCGCCTCACCCGCACCATCGACCTCACCAACGTGACCGCCGCGCAGGCGCCCACGTTCCAGACCCGGATGCTGTGGAACACCGAGGAGGGCTACGACCACGCCGTCCTGGAGGCCCACACGACCGGGGCCGACGACTGGACGACGCTTCCGGAGAAGAACGGCGCGACCAGCAACGCCGTACCCGTCGAGTGCGAGGCCGGGTACTTCATCGCGGCCCACCCCGCGCTCAAGCGGTATCTGACCCTGGGCTCCGGCGGCTGCACCAACACCGGCACCAGCGGCCAGTGGAACAGCTTCACGGGTGCCTCGGCCGGCTGGCAGCAGGTCGCCTTCGACCTGTCCGCCTACGCGGGCAAGAAGGTCGAGATCTCCATCAGCTACATCACCGACCCGGGCAGCGGCGGACGCGGCGTCCTCGTCGACAACGCCTCCGTCGTCATCGGCGGCCAGGCCACCGAGACCGAGGGCTTCGAGACCTCGCTGGGTGCCTGGAGCGTCCCCGGACCGCCCGCGGGCAGCCCGGCGGTCGTCAAGGACTGGGGACGTGCCGGCGAACTGTTCAAGACGTACGGCGCGGTCACCACGGACGACACCGTGCTGCTGGGCTTCGGCCTGGAGCACGTCACCGCGGCGGCCGACCGCACGGCACTGCTCGGAAAGGCGCTCGCCGCACTCAACGGATGA
- the whiA gene encoding DNA-binding protein WhiA has protein sequence MAMTAAVKDEISRLPVTRTCCRKAEVSAILRFAGGLHLVSGRIVIEAELDTAMAARRLKRDILEIFGHSSELIVMAPGGLRRGSRYVVRVVAGGDQLARQTGLVDGRGRPIRGLPPQVVSGATCDAEAAWRGAFLAHGSLTEPGRSSSLEVTCPGPEAALALVGAARRLSIAAKAREVRGVDRVVVRDGDAIGALLTRLGAHESVLAWEERRMRREVRATANRLANFDDANLRRSARAAVAAGARVQRALEILADDVPEHLAAAGRLRMEHKQASLEELGALADPPLTKDAVAGRIRRLLAMADKRAQDLGIPGTESSITEEMADNLVG, from the coding sequence ATGGCGATGACGGCAGCGGTGAAGGACGAGATCTCCCGGCTCCCCGTCACCCGTACCTGCTGCAGAAAGGCGGAGGTCTCCGCCATCCTGCGGTTCGCCGGCGGCCTTCACCTGGTGAGCGGGCGCATCGTGATCGAGGCGGAGCTGGACACCGCGATGGCGGCCCGCAGACTCAAGCGGGACATCCTGGAGATCTTCGGCCACAGCTCGGAGCTGATCGTGATGGCGCCGGGCGGACTGCGCCGCGGCTCGCGTTACGTCGTCCGGGTCGTCGCCGGCGGTGACCAGCTGGCCCGGCAGACCGGCCTGGTCGACGGCCGGGGCCGCCCGATCCGCGGCCTGCCCCCGCAGGTCGTCTCCGGGGCCACCTGTGACGCGGAGGCCGCCTGGCGCGGGGCGTTCCTGGCGCACGGCTCGCTCACCGAGCCCGGCCGCTCGTCCTCCCTGGAAGTGACCTGCCCGGGCCCCGAGGCCGCGCTCGCCCTGGTCGGCGCCGCCCGCCGGCTGTCCATCGCCGCGAAGGCCCGCGAGGTGCGCGGCGTGGACCGCGTGGTCGTCCGGGACGGCGACGCGATCGGCGCGCTGCTCACCCGGCTCGGCGCCCATGAGTCGGTGCTGGCCTGGGAGGAGCGCCGGATGCGCCGCGAGGTGCGGGCGACGGCGAACCGGCTCGCCAACTTCGACGACGCCAACCTGCGCCGCTCGGCCCGCGCGGCCGTCGCCGCCGGTGCCCGGGTGCAGCGCGCGCTGGAGATCCTCGCCGACGACGTGCCCGAGCACCTCGCCGCCGCCGGGCGCCTGCGCATGGAGCACAAGCAGGCCTCGCTGGAGGAGCTGGGCGCCCTCGCCGACCCGCCGCTGACCAAGGACGCCGTCGCCGGCCGTATCCGCCGCCTGCTGGCGATGGCCGACAAGCGGGCCCAGGACCTCGGCATTCCGGGCACGGAGTCCAGCATCACCGAGGAGATGGCCGACAACCTGGTGGGTTGA
- a CDS encoding gluconeogenesis factor YvcK family protein produces MTARSPRLARLGRLGRTVPESRAGRPVEVRGARPRRRGAQPKVVALGGGMGLSASLAALRRITGDLTAVVTVADDGGSSGRLRDELGVLPPGDLRKALAALCGDDDWGQTWARVIQHRFHSQGDLHDHAVGNVLIVALWEQLGDHVQALDLVGKLLGAHGRVLPMSAVPLELQALVKGHDPERPEEVDTVRGQATVALTPGEVQSVHVVPHDPPAVPEAVAAVMDADWVVLGPGSWFSSVIPHLLVPELLDALTETKARRVLSLNLAPQPGETEGFSPQRHLEVLGRHAPKLALDVVLADEAAVPDRDSLTDAAKRFGAAVELAPVARPDGTPRHDPELLAAAYDRIFRMHGRIGPWR; encoded by the coding sequence ATGACCGCACGTTCTCCGCGGCTGGCCCGGCTCGGCAGGCTGGGCCGGACGGTGCCCGAGTCCCGCGCGGGCCGGCCCGTCGAGGTCCGGGGCGCCAGGCCCCGCCGCCGCGGCGCCCAGCCCAAGGTCGTCGCCCTCGGCGGCGGCATGGGCCTGTCCGCCTCGCTCGCCGCGCTGCGCCGCATCACCGGTGACCTCACCGCCGTCGTCACCGTCGCCGACGACGGCGGCTCCAGCGGCCGGCTCCGCGACGAGCTGGGCGTCCTGCCGCCGGGCGACCTGCGCAAGGCGCTGGCCGCGCTGTGCGGCGACGACGACTGGGGCCAGACCTGGGCCCGCGTGATCCAGCACCGCTTCCACTCCCAGGGCGACCTGCACGACCACGCGGTCGGCAATGTGCTGATCGTCGCCCTGTGGGAGCAGCTCGGCGACCATGTCCAGGCCCTGGACCTGGTCGGCAAGCTCCTCGGCGCGCACGGGCGCGTGCTGCCCATGTCCGCCGTCCCCCTGGAGCTCCAGGCCCTGGTCAAGGGTCACGACCCGGAGCGCCCGGAGGAGGTGGACACCGTCCGCGGCCAGGCCACCGTCGCCCTCACCCCCGGTGAGGTGCAGTCGGTGCACGTGGTGCCGCACGACCCGCCCGCCGTCCCCGAGGCGGTGGCCGCGGTCATGGACGCGGACTGGGTGGTCCTCGGCCCCGGCTCCTGGTTCTCCTCGGTCATCCCGCACCTGCTGGTGCCGGAACTGCTGGACGCCCTCACCGAGACGAAGGCGCGCCGGGTACTCTCGCTGAACCTCGCCCCGCAGCCCGGAGAAACCGAAGGCTTCTCCCCGCAGCGTCATTTGGAGGTTTTGGGACGACACGCCCCTAAACTCGCCCTGGACGTGGTGCTGGCCGACGAGGCCGCCGTGCCCGACCGTGACTCGCTCACCGATGCCGCCAAGCGGTTCGGCGCCGCGGTCGAGCTGGCCCCGGTGGCCCGGCCCGACGGAACCCCGAGGCACGACCCGGAGCTGTTGGCCGCCGCGTACGACCGTATTTTTCGGATGCATGGAAGGATCGGCCCATGGCGATGA
- the rapZ gene encoding RNase adapter RapZ: protein MNVNEHEGQETPGPESQGGDGAQVSTGTSTGANGDAAGIPEAAIPELVIISGMSGAGRSTAAKCLEDLGWFVVDNLPPALIPTMVELGARSQGNVARIAVVVDVRGRRFFDNLRESLADLEAKHVTRRIVFLESSDDALVRRFESVRRPHPLQGDGRIVDGIAAERELLRELRGDADLVIDTSSLNVHELRAKMDAQFAGEEEPELRATVMSFGFKYGLPVDADLVVDMRFLPNPHWVPELRPYTGLNEEVSAYVFNQPGAKEFIDRYSELLQLIAAGYRREGKRYVTIAVGCTGGKHRSVATSEKLAARLVSQGVETVVVHRDMGRE, encoded by the coding sequence ATGAATGTGAACGAGCACGAAGGCCAAGAGACCCCAGGCCCAGAGAGCCAGGGCGGAGACGGAGCACAGGTGAGTACGGGCACGAGTACGGGCGCGAACGGCGACGCCGCCGGGATCCCGGAGGCGGCCATCCCCGAGCTGGTGATCATCTCCGGGATGTCCGGAGCCGGCCGGTCGACCGCCGCGAAGTGCCTGGAGGACCTCGGCTGGTTCGTCGTCGACAACCTCCCGCCCGCGCTGATCCCCACCATGGTGGAGCTCGGCGCCCGCTCCCAGGGCAATGTCGCCCGGATCGCGGTGGTCGTCGACGTCCGCGGCCGGCGCTTCTTCGACAACCTCCGCGAGTCCCTCGCCGACCTGGAGGCCAAGCACGTCACCCGGCGGATCGTCTTCCTGGAGTCCTCCGACGACGCCCTGGTGCGCCGCTTCGAGTCCGTGCGCCGCCCGCACCCCCTCCAGGGCGACGGCCGCATCGTCGACGGCATCGCCGCCGAGCGCGAACTGCTGCGCGAGCTGCGCGGCGACGCCGACCTGGTCATCGACACCTCCAGCCTCAACGTGCACGAACTGCGCGCCAAGATGGACGCCCAGTTCGCCGGCGAGGAGGAGCCCGAGCTGCGGGCCACCGTCATGTCCTTCGGCTTCAAGTACGGCCTCCCCGTCGACGCCGACCTGGTCGTGGACATGCGCTTCCTGCCCAACCCGCACTGGGTCCCGGAGCTGCGCCCCTACACCGGCCTCAACGAGGAGGTGTCGGCGTACGTCTTCAACCAGCCCGGCGCCAAGGAGTTCATCGACCGCTACAGCGAACTGCTCCAGCTCATCGCGGCCGGCTACCGCCGCGAGGGCAAGCGGTACGTGACCATCGCGGTCGGCTGCACGGGCGGCAAGCACCGCTCCGTCGCCACCTCCGAGAAGCTCGCCGCCCGCCTCGTCTCCCAGGGCGTGGAGACGGTGGTCGTACACCGGGACATGGGACGCGAATGA